From Topomyia yanbarensis strain Yona2022 chromosome 1, ASM3024719v1, whole genome shotgun sequence, one genomic window encodes:
- the LOC131677814 gene encoding UDP-N-acetylglucosamine transferase subunit ALG13 homolog, with product MKKTAFEKIFVTVGTTQFEELIEKVTDSGVINELRRMGCRKLSLQIGRGKHPIIVKEVFGNDIEVKFFDLKTSIADDIEQADLVISHAGAGSCIEVLGAEKPLVVVVNERLMDNHQTELAEQLSKEGYLLYCTPSTLSQTLAECDFSQLKKFPPGSVADFISYLDAFMGF from the coding sequence ATGAAAAAGACTGCTTTCGAAAAAATCTTCGTCACCGTCGGAACAACTCAATTTGAGGAGCTGATTGAAAAAGTCACAGATAGTGGGGTAATTAATGAACTTCGTCGAATGGGCTGTCGAAAGCTGAGCCTGCAGATAGGACGTGGCAAACATCCAATCATTGTGAAAGAGGTTTTTGGCAACGATATTGAAGTGAAATTTTTCGACCTTAAAACCAGTATAGCGGATGATATCGAACAGGCGGATTTGGTAATCAGTCATGCCGGTGCTGGAAGCTGTATCGAGGTGCTGGGAGCGGAAAAACCTCTTGTCGTTGTAGTTAATGAACGGCTGATGGATAATCACCAAACGGAACTCGCTGAACAGTTATCCAAAGAGGGCTATTTATTATATTGCACACCGTCTACGCTGAGCCAAACGCTGGCCGAGTGTGACTTTAGTCAACTGAAAAAATTCCCTCCTGGATCGGTTGCTGATTTCATCAGCTATTTGGATGCTTTCATGGGCTTTTAG